Within the Gadus chalcogrammus isolate NIFS_2021 chromosome 15, NIFS_Gcha_1.0, whole genome shotgun sequence genome, the region agtttgcctaccaaaaaaaaaagtgtagactatagtgataacgggctgcttgtctgcaagctagctagctgtctgattatttaggctaaacgttacgtggcaaactgagcctggatttatgaagattgtaattcatttcataaaacgtgatgatgattgtttgtttgttatacatctcaaattcaccttttccgacaacatcaaggcagtcgtctcacaggtgccggtgttccggtcgcgggcagcgctgcagctacgtttcacacgccgcgcggcaactcgccgcctccattaatttcaatgatggaagggcggcagaggggaggcggccaAAGCGAatgttgccgcgcggcagagtttgccctccccctactgcctttcactctcagtgcccaaacggaattgaatgaggctacgcttactttaagaaatgtttcgagtggcgattttttttatctaggcctacatgaaattctgcatccattaaatgattaaaaaaaaaaaaaaacttttttttttttttttctcggaagggcaacgtgagtcgaggagggcatatgggcagttgcccaagcaacctgagcaacccccctgtgcacgtccctgtcAATGGCAGACAATAGCCTTTTAACCGCTGAAGCCGTGTCCTTACTGAGGAACTTACTACAGTCGCCTTCACTTATTAATAACGTAACAAACTCATTAGATACACCTTCTGCCAATTCAATTAATTCGGAAATTAGGTCTTTGTACCAACCTGGgtctagcagcagcagcatgcaaCCCGCACCAGTCAACGGACTACTGAATTATTGTCCCCGTTATGAAGCAAGGGCAACTTTTAGCTCATGGAAAGCTAAACCCAGGCAAAAGTAAGtataattgtttattttttattgtgtaaGATAACTGTACCGTACCATTCATTTGCATTGTTCTAATATTGGCTAGCCAGCAACGTAAAGATAATGTTGCTTGTTAGCTATCGTAGCCCGACCTATTAGCCCCCCACTCGCTGGTACACGTTACTTAATATTAATTTCGGTGTCAACCAGGATAACGGATTTTAAACAACATAAGCTCCAGCCCAAAAGGGGTATTTAAATGGTATGTGTGCAAAACATTACAGTTGTAGAGCGTAATTAAGTGTACTAGATAgccatttatttatgtgtgtacaaACTGTCATGAAACGAACTGCGCGAATTCGATTTCGCGACGTCGAGAACTTGTGAGGGTCATACAGTTTTCAACCGACAccgatatctctctctctctttaaattGAGGTTTACCCGCTTATCACAGGTGACAACTATTACAATTTGTAATAGCTTGGGGCTAATAGGTGTGTTTACGATGGCATATTTGTGGGAAGATAGAACTAACGTTGGCTCGTCTGACGTGTTGTTTTTCATAGAGTCAGACAGAAAACCCCGTACCACAGGACGTTCAACAAGGACGTTATTTTGCTGCTCAGTCCCTCAGACGACACAGTCGTCAAGCAGCGGAGGAAACAGCAATTGTACAAAAGAGGGCATATATTAAATGCTTTCGAGTTCGATAAATCCTGGGACCATGGGGCAGTTCTCCGGGAAATACGTAACGCTTTTAAGCAGAAAATTCCCGAAGATGTGAGGTATGTAGCGTTAACATTATAGCAGAGCCAGTCAGACTCCAATTCACTGTAGTCTGTATTCGGAGACCTTTACTTATCTAATTAAACGATAATGTTTTTTCCAAGAAGGACAAATgcccttaaaggggtagttcggaattttggacatagggcctgattcccaagtgagcattggtattctatatcactggagacagttttcaacacatttcattcagtccttttagttgcagagttcgctcgtgctaggctagcgcacggcaacggacaatactagcctgctattaaaaacagtcttacccactccacagtacacccgaggtaaatcaattataacgccagactattgatttaaatgtctgtgttgatagaataatgttagaaataaaactaaccttgcatcgcatgaatcatcgagggactactttctcagcagaagcggaattctactatgcgctggttaggtgtgtaaccgaatcacgacagaagaacgtaaacagaagcgtgggacagaacgactaggcaacatgatggttcagtgtgcttttagaaattgtagaaataaacggtacagatgggcaccacaaagtttccaccaatttccagtgcgagatccagaaaggactcaactgtggcttgtttctgctggcttggacatcaaaacaccggctcgtacatgtacggttcgttggatacaacaaattcctcataatcgtcttcaaaagcagatgcatcgctaactcctccaaacgtgggcgtatcttgttaattgaatacgcttatagaattccttcgttcactgtactctgcgtttgtagcaatgacagcggcaggtaacctaggtatcagtccgccgctgccgtagcctacgtacaggaatataaacactgctgctgagaccccgcaattccctcaaaatgcaatgcaatgcaaggttggttttatttctaacattattctataaacagacatttcgatttatagtctgtcgttataattgatttacctcgggtgtactgtggagtgggtaagactgtttttaatagcaggctagcattgcccgttgacgtgcgctagcctagcacgagggaactctgcaactagaaggactgtatgaaatgtgttgaaactgtctccagtgatatagaataccaatgctcacttgggaatcaggccctatgtccaaaattccgaactacccctttaaggtaTAGCTGtatacaatacatacatacatcctaGTAAGTAGAAGTGCTCCAAAATAAACTTTCTTGTTagcacacatacatttttagAGCCATATACCCCAAAAAGGGAgcactgtagagccctggtTTAAGACATCTAAACAGAATTACTTTATAATTAATACATTCATTATTAGACTATTTAGTTAATTCCAccaaaaacaatacaacattacACAAGATTGTATGGATCTTCTTGCATACATTCTAGAAGTGTCTTCAACATTCAAAATGGCTAATCACTGATATGTACTCAATTGGTTTGCGCACAGCTGTGAACTACTGATGGCCTGTGGCAACAAGCTGATTGCACCAATGTTGAGGGATGGCCAGCCACTCGATGCCAGTTTAATACATAAAATTCTGAAATTAAAGGCTCTATATGTGAGGCCCTCCAGACAACTTGAGGTATGTATGTAGGTGTTATCTGTAACTTCTGAGTTTGAAAGTAACCTAATTGTGCATGTACTGTAATTATTTTCGAAAGTTGCATATAGGCTGTAACTTTAAACCAATCCGACATGCTGAATTTTTTACTGCTGGTTTAGTGAAGTACCCAACAATTAAACAGACAAGCAATAAGATCTTCGAAATATATCGTTCTTTCACAAGTTAATACATTGCACAAAATGTATGAAAACCACTACAGCATCTTTGTTTGAGGTACTGTAGGCTAGTTGATAGAATGACTATGGGATATTAACTGCAATCAATTCTTTCCCGTTTTAAGCCTGAAAATTCTGATACAAGTTGctgcgaagaggaggaggaggacgtagagATGGTGCGGTCAGTCGCCACCAGAGCAAGCGGTCTATTCAACCCTGGCAGGGATCAGCTGGACCACCCCACCATGTCGGCGACAAGCAGCCTGGCACCGGCGAGCACCGTGGCCAGCAGCCTTGTTCCAGAGAGTACCCCACAATCGACCACCACAAGTACCGATTACAGAGCCTACCTTTCGGTTATCGATCTGTCATCTGATGAAGATGCAGATGAGGATCTGTATACTGCCTTATCGGCCAGCATGGAAGACCAGATGTGAGTATTGAAATATTGCCTTTTATTAAACAAAATGTTCTTTTACTTGAGGTCTTGTTGATTGCTCCCGGTGCTAATTTTGATGATTGTTCTGTTCTTTAACTTTTGCTAGACTAAAACACACCATTGTTATTGTAAGTATGCACTGTAAAAAAAAGCAACTTGTATTTGTTGGCCTAAAACAGTACTTTATGTTGGTAAAacttgaaaatataaattagtgACATTCTGTATAAgaactcattacaatgtaaaatTATAAATTACTACAATTAACAGGACAGTTAGCTGAAGTGAGGATTAAAAGTTATTACAACGTTAAATAATAAGCTAGCACTGTCCTTGTCTGTAAGTGAAAATCACgtggatgtgtgtatgcacaAATGGCTACACTATAACTGCGTATGGTTGGAACAGTGATCTAAACATTATTTTCCCTTTGATGTTTGCTTTCAGAAAAGAAAGTTCACCTGGAAGTGTCCCTGTACAAGAGATTTTATCTACGCTTGGTGAAAAGATCAACCATTATCGAGTCAACCGGTTCAACATAAACCGTGCTGCTGTGCTGGATGGTGCCATTCGGGGCTTTAAAAGAATCTCGTTTGACCCGACACACAGGATAAGTGTGAGATTTTCTGATGACAAAGGAACAAGTGAAGAAGCTGTGGATCTTGGTGGTCCAAGAAGAGAATTTCTTCGACTGCTTACAGAAGCTCTTGCACAGTCTTCAGTGTTTGAGGGAACAGAAGGGAACCTCAACTTGGCTCTTGATTCATCAGGTAGCCATTATCTTGTTTTTGGTTTTCATGAAATAATTATATACCCTGTAAAATAGATTATGGCTCCCACTCCATTTTGAACCTCATAGTGATTTTAATCCTTTGAAATAATAGCCTAACACTGTAAAAAGCCAGTGTGGCTACCCTGGTACCAAAGAGGGTGCCAAACTCAGATTACAAACTGTGACTTTAAGGCCTTTCCATGGCAACAGTTAAAAGGTTATGCTAACACTACCTAAATTCtacctctcttttttttcagctgtcagagagGACCGATACTTTGTTACAGGAAGGGCTATTGCAGTAAGTCTGGTACATGGAGGGCCTTCACCAAATTTCTTGTCCCAAACATTGTTTGACTGCATAGTTCAAGGGCCAGAGAAATCTAGACCAAACCTTGGGGACATCGCCGACTCCGAAATCCGTGAGAAAATACAAAAGGTTTGTTGCATTTTCATTTCATCATATTCAGCattctctatctatctgtcttatCATTTGTGCCCCCAATTCAGTTAAATGGATCAGTTTATATCCGTTTTACACTGGTATTATGCATCTGCCACAAGATATCATTTTGGATGTGACGAAGTGCCCAGGTTGCGTTCATTGGACTGAAGTAGTCTTACCCAATTAAAAGTAAAATCATATCACTGGCACGTTATCAGCCACTAACGTCAAAGTTACAATCACCTCTAGCAAAGCAGTGTTGAAATATGAGAAAATTTGAGTTTTGAGCTAAAAGTAGTCACTGGAATAATGTTTAACTGGAATTTGGATGAGAATTTTATctgatttttaaaaaataaactgttAATCATTTTTAGGTTTCAGAATCAACAACTCTGGAGGAACTCACCCAGTCAACTGAACCTCTCCAAGACTATCTTGCCAATGCAGGCTGTCTGAAGCCACTGAAAAGTGTTGACGACAGGGATAGGCTTGTGGAAGATGTCTTGATGTTTCAAGTCATCAACCGAGTCCGTGGACCATTTGAAAGGTATTTTAAATTTAGTTAAATTGAAAATCCTGTTGTTTGATGCCTGACACATGCAAAAGAGTGAACTCTTCATTGAATCACCATTCCTCCCATACTGTCATAGGTTCAGAGATGGGTTAAAAACGCTTGGAGTCCTGGAGCAGATCCAGAATCATCCAGAATCGTTCAGTCCAGTGATGTGCTACAATCCAAGGCCGCTGACCGCTGACCAGGTTGATGGGCTGTTCCACATCCGGTGGTCAGAGGAGGGGAGCAAccagaaaagagaggagagaacagtAGTTGCTTTCTGGAGGGACTATTTGCAAGATGTTGAAggtatgtgtgagagatagagagaacaaCTCAGGAAACTCATATGTGCACTTTTCTAGGAAAAGGGAAACAAGCTTCTGGTGTTAACATGACAaagtttatgatttaaagtatttGGTCTGTCTCTCATTCATATTTATCTTCCACCCCAACAAAGTCCTGAAATATAGTTTGTGTTCCGTGCTTAATTCTATGCTGTCCTGCTTGCTCCACAGAGGAAGATGGATCAAAGAAGTTGGGGGACATCCTAGCATTTGCAACTGGATCTGATGCAGTACCACCAATCGGCTTTTCTCCTCAACCATCTCTTGAATTTCTTCACCCTAGTGGTGGAGCAGCAAAGTTCCCTGTTGCCAACACCTGCATCAGCTGTCTTCGACTGCCGATCTACAGCACGTACGATTGTTTTAAGACCAACATGGACTTTGCAATAAGAAACACACAGGGGTTTGGCATGCCATAGATGATGAATTTAAAGTTCAAAAGTATAAAATGTAACAgtatgtaaaaagaaaaaaaaaaaaatctgacatTTTGTTTATTGTACAATTACATGGTAATGTCGGTATCCACTCCAAAAATGTGTATATGTTGGAAATTCAAATTACTGAATTCACACTAGACACAAGTTTGCTTACTTTGTTAACTTCAGTGGATACATTTCCTAGTAAGGGCTTACATTTGTCCTGTTTGTTTGAGTAAGAATGGAGCCAGTTTACTTGAtgaatttgtttttattgtcaaGTTTAATTAAAGTGTACTTTACTTGTTGAATGAGCTTGGGGGTTCTGTTGCAGAATGTAGATGTGtccaatctacattttttttatacaggTACATTTACATATTAATAAATGTTCTATGTAATAATAGCCCCATCTCTTaattcaagttcaagtttattGACATACTAGACATCAACTAGCAACATCAATATCAGTAGTGAAATTCTTAGGCTAAGAGCCAACTCAACTTTGCACACTAGAGAATCATTCACTTAGTCCTCTGGGATGTCTTGCTtgcaaaaaatgtaaaagagaCAGAAATAATTGTATTCCATGATTTCCATCATTCATTAATGGGTCAATTAATTCTTGAATTTCTTGCATGGTACTGTTGCTTACATGAACACTGTTTTCAGGAACCTCAATATTATTCCTGCTCTCTACTGCAGGTAGCGGTTCACCATTATCAGTGCCTAAATGTTGATCAATCTGAAACACACCACGTATAGCTGTGTTGTTGCTTCCAATATGACTGACAACACCTCTATGCCACAATTGCAATGGGGTTTGGCTTCCTTGGGTAGAGAGTCCATGGTTATTCCATTGGCTCCTGAATTCTCTTAC harbors:
- the LOC130404825 gene encoding G2/M phase-specific E3 ubiquitin-protein ligase-like, which translates into the protein MACGNKLIAPMLRDGQPLDASLIHKILKLKALYVRPSRQLEPENSDTSCCEEEEEDVEMVRSVATRASGLFNPGRDQLDHPTMSATSSLAPASTVASSLVPESTPQSTTTSTDYRAYLSVIDLSSDEDADEDLYTALSASMEDQIKESSPGSVPVQEILSTLGEKINHYRVNRFNINRAAVLDGAIRGFKRISFDPTHRISVRFSDDKGTSEEAVDLGGPRREFLRLLTEALAQSSVFEGTEGNLNLALDSSAVREDRYFVTGRAIAVSLVHGGPSPNFLSQTLFDCIVQGPEKSRPNLGDIADSEIREKIQKVSESTTLEELTQSTEPLQDYLANAGCLKPLKSVDDRDRLVEDVLMFQVINRVRGPFERFRDGLKTLGVLEQIQNHPESFSPVMCYNPRPLTADQVDGLFHIRWSEEGSNQKREERTVVAFWRDYLQDVEEEDGSKKLGDILAFATGSDAVPPIGFSPQPSLEFLHPSGGAAKFPVANTCISCLRLPIYSTYDCFKTNMDFAIRNTQGFGMP